The following nucleotide sequence is from Lysobacter panacisoli.
GCGTACCAGCCCACGCCGTCGCGCGTGGCGAGCAGGGTCTGCCGGCTCGCCGCGCCCTGGACCTGGCTTTCCAGCGGCAGGACCTTCTCGCGCTTGCCGGTTTCGGGATCGAGTCGCTCCAGCCCCGCCACCGTGCCGACCCAGATCTGGCCGCGGTACGGCAGGACCGCCATCACCTGTCGGTGCGGATGGCTGGGCGCGGATGCGGCGTAGCGGCGGATCTGGCCGTTGCCCAGATCGAGGCGGCTCAGGTATTCGGAGTAAGTGCCCACCCACAGGGCGCGGTCGCCGTCCAGCGCGAGCGCGGTGACATTGCTGTCGGGCAGGCTGGCCGGATCGCGGGGATTGTGGCGGTAGGGCAGGTAGCGCTGGCCGTCGTAGCGGTGCAGGCCGCCCTGCGTGGCCACCCAGACATAGCCCTGTCCGTCCTGGGCCAGGGCGGTGACGGTGTTCTGGGTCAGGCCGCGTTCGCTGCCCAGACGCGAAAAGTAGAAATCGCGGGTCGCCGCCACGGCCGAGGGCGCCAGGGCCACCATGAGGGCGAGGACCGGGCCGGCGAAGCGGGCGATGCGGAGTGCGGAAGAAGAATGCGGACGCACGGACATCCATGGCTGGGGCGCGGCAGTGACCAGTGTGTAGGCAGGCGTTCGCGCCGGCAACAACCCTTCGGTTGTTACACTGCCCGCAATCCCCCGTTCCGACGACCGTGTCCGAAATCGAACTGCCCGACCTGACCGCGATCGAGGCCGAGAGCCGCCAACTGGCGCTCGCCGCTTCGCCCTTCGAACTGCATGGCGCCCTGTGCGGCTGGCTCGCCGGTGGCGGCGGTTCCGTCCGCGAGTGGCCCGCCAAGGTGCTGGCCGACGACGCGCTGCCGGCGCCCGTCGAAGGCGGTGCGCTGGACGAACTGCGCAAGGCCAGCGCCGCGCAACTGGCCGATCGCAGTTTCGACTTCGCCCTGCTCCTGCCCGAATCCGACGCCAGCCTGGCCGAACGCAGCGGCGCGCTGTTCGAGTGGTGCCGCGGATTCCTCGGCGGTTTCGGCCTCGCCGCCGGCGCGCGCCCGCGCCTGTCGGAGGAAGGCACCGAGGCACTGGGCGACCTCGCCAAGCTCGCCGGCGCGCAGGCGCAGGCCGATGGCGACGAAGAGGACGAAGAAGCGCTGGTGGAGATCGAGGAATTCGTGCGCGTCGCGGTGCTGCTGTTGCACGGCGACTGCGTGCTCGCCGCGCAGCATCGACAGAAGTTGAACTGATTAGCGGGAAGGGATCCGGGTCGGCGGATTCGATCCGGGGCATCCCGTGAATCCCGGGCCCGAACCATCAATCACGTCCGCATGCGCAAACCCATCACCATTCCCGCCCGCGCCTATGCGCGCCGCCGCAAGCAGCTCATGCGCATGGCCGGCGACGACGCGATCCTGGTCCTGCCGTCAGCGCCCGAACGCATCCGCAGCCGCGACACGCACTATCCGTATCGCCAGGATTCGGACCTGCTCTACCTCACCGGCTTTCCGGAAC
It contains:
- a CDS encoding UPF0149 family protein, encoding MELPDLTAIEAESRQLALAASPFELHGALCGWLAGGGGSVREWPAKVLADDALPAPVEGGALDELRKASAAQLADRSFDFALLLPESDASLAERSGALFEWCRGFLGGFGLAAGARPRLSEEGTEALGDLAKLAGAQAQADGDEEDEEALVEIEEFVRVAVLLLHGDCVLAAQHRQKLN